One window of Quercus robur chromosome 5, dhQueRobu3.1, whole genome shotgun sequence genomic DNA carries:
- the LOC126725586 gene encoding probable 2-oxoglutarate-dependent dioxygenase AOP1, with protein MGSESTLRLPVIDFSNLDQKVHTPEWDLVRTQVLEALQEYGCFEAFFSKVPLDLRKALLCATEELFDLPLQTKLRNISKKPYHGYVGQYPMVPLYESMGIDDSNISEKVESLSNIFWPEGNPSFSNTIQSFSERLSKLDQIVRRMILEGLDLEKYLEEHMWSTNYLLRVMKYKGPQTSETKIGLTAHTDKNIVTILYQNQVEGLEVETKDGEWINVKPSPDSFTVMIGDSLLAWTNGRLHSPNHRVMMTGDEARYSTGLFSIPKAGYIIEAPKELVDEEHPLLFKPFDHVQFLGYYYTEAGQKAKSALRNYCGI; from the exons ATGGGGTCCGAATCCACTCTCAGACTTCCTGTCATAGATTTCTCCAACCTTGATCAAAAAGTACACACTCCCGAGTGGGACTTGGTGAGAACCCAAGTCCTGGAAGCACTCCAAGAGTATGGTTGCTTCGAGGCTTTCTTCAGTAAAGTCCCCCTAGACCTTCGAAAGGCTCTTTTGTGTGCAACAGAAGAGCTGTTTGACCTCCCTTTACAAACAAAGCTGCGTAACATTTCTAAAAAACCCTATCATGGCTATGTTGGGCAATACCCTATGGTGCCACTATATGAGAGCATGGGCATTGATGATTCAAACATCTCTGAGAAAGTTGAGAGCTTGTCAAATATCTTCTGGCCTGAAGGAAACCCAAGTTTTAG CAATACCATACAATCATTCTCTGAGAGACTATCAAAATTAGATCAAATAGTCAGGAGGATGATTTTGGAAGGCTTGGACCTTGAGAAATACCTAGAGGAACACATGTGGTCAACCAATTACCTTCTTCGGGTCATGAAATATAAAGGGCCTCAAACCAGTGAGACCAAGATTGGACTGACCGCTCACACAGATAAAAACATCGTGACCATAttgtatcaaaatcaagttgagGGGTTGGAGGTAGAGACCAAAGATGGTGAATGGATCAACGTCAAACCCTCTCCAGACTCTTTCACTGTCATGATCGGTGATTCTCTACTG GCATGGACAAACGGCAGGCTGCACTCTCCAAATCATCGAGTCATGATGACCGGAGATGAGGCAAGGTATTCAACTGGATTGTTCTCAATCCCCAAAGCAGGTTACATCATTGAAGCCCCGAAGGAGCTAGTTGATGAGGAACACCCTTTGCTCTTTAAGCCCTTTGATCATGTTCAGTTCCTCGGCTACTACTACACTGAGGCTGGTCAGAAAGCCAAGTCTGCTTTGAGGAATTATTGTGGAATATGA